One Bombus fervidus isolate BK054 chromosome 5, iyBomFerv1, whole genome shotgun sequence DNA window includes the following coding sequences:
- the Lin-52 gene encoding DREAM core complex component lin-52 isoform X1 — translation MNIMTTEDPTDQSDLICVEESLMSLEKLDRASPDLWPEQIPGVNEFVAQNSPQTEPSSWAAGLTPDDINQLHQLGNLSMGGLISEVKKLHDMAYQLGLEEAKEMTRGKYLNIFKHK, via the exons ATGAACATAATGACTACAGAAGATCCAACGGACCAATcag aCCTAATTTGTGTAGAAGAAAGCCTTATGAGTTTAGAGAAACTAGATAGAGCATCGCCTGATCTATGGCCTGAGCAAA TTCCAGGTGTAAATGAATTTGTAGCCCAAAATTCACCTCAAACAGAACCGTCATCTTGGGCTGCTGGTCTCACACCTGATGATATAAATCAATTACATC aACTCGGAAATTTATCAATGGGTGGTTTAATATCCGAAGTAAAAAAGTTACATGATATGGCATATCAATTGGGATTGGAAGAGGCGAAGGAGATGACCcgtggaaaatatttaaacatctTCAAGcataaataa
- the Lin-52 gene encoding DREAM core complex component lin-52 isoform X2 has protein sequence MNIMTTEDPTDQSDLICVEESLMSLEKLDRASPDLWPEQSVNEFVAQNSPQTEPSSWAAGLTPDDINQLHQLGNLSMGGLISEVKKLHDMAYQLGLEEAKEMTRGKYLNIFKHK, from the exons ATGAACATAATGACTACAGAAGATCCAACGGACCAATcag aCCTAATTTGTGTAGAAGAAAGCCTTATGAGTTTAGAGAAACTAGATAGAGCATCGCCTGATCTATGGCCTGAGCAAA GTGTAAATGAATTTGTAGCCCAAAATTCACCTCAAACAGAACCGTCATCTTGGGCTGCTGGTCTCACACCTGATGATATAAATCAATTACATC aACTCGGAAATTTATCAATGGGTGGTTTAATATCCGAAGTAAAAAAGTTACATGATATGGCATATCAATTGGGATTGGAAGAGGCGAAGGAGATGACCcgtggaaaatatttaaacatctTCAAGcataaataa
- the Pet117 gene encoding cytochrome c oxidase assembly factor-like: MSLAAKTTFVLCCATTAYMIGYVHYQQEIERRQLRLGVERDIERQERNKLRKKQQETQLVDPLLETAKQGPILQTT, encoded by the exons ATGTCACTTGCTGCGAAAACTACTTTTGTATTATGTTGTGCAACGACAGCATATATGATAGGTTATGTGCATTATCAACAAGAAATTGAAAG ACGACAGCTTCGACTAGGTGTAGAACGCGATATTGAGCGCCAAGAACGCaacaaattaagaaaaaaacagCAAGAAACGCAATTGGTGGATCCATTATTAGAAACGGCAAAACAGGGACCAATTCTTCAAACTACATAA